From a single Miscanthus floridulus cultivar M001 chromosome 8, ASM1932011v1, whole genome shotgun sequence genomic region:
- the LOC136468454 gene encoding phospholipase D delta-like has translation MLTQEQCDEEEGGAEGKAGEAAEGEEEDDDDDDDDSEEGYSDRDQRSANINQRSLAGSRDTEIAVGAYQPDHTGSCPRGKVHAYRMSLWEEHLGKDAVQRPEVQRPESPGCVRMVNRIAPENWRRYAADDGKGPLQGHLMRYPVHVRADGRVEPLPGHELFPDVGGRVVGAPNNLPDYLTM, from the exons atgcttactcaggagcagtgtgacgaggaggaaggaggagcagAAGGAaaagcaggagaggctgctgaaggtgaagaagaagatgatgatgatgatgatgatgactcagaagagggatat TCAGACAGAG ACCAGCGCTCCGCCAACATCAACCAGCGCTCGCTGGCGGGGTCGCGCGACACGGAGATCGCCGTCGGGGCGTACCAGCCGGACCACACCGGCTCCTGCCCGCGCGGGAAGGTGCACGCGTACAGGATGTCGCTGTGGGAGGAGCACCTGGGGAAGGATGCGGTCCAGCGGCCGGAGGTGCAGCGGCCGGAATCGCCGGGCTGCGTGAGGATGGTGAACCGGATCGCGCCGGAGAACTGGAGGAGGTACGCGGCCGACGACGGCAAGGGGCCTCTGCAGGGGCACCTGATGAGGTACCCCGTGCACGTCCGAGCCGACGGCAGGGTGGAGCCGCTGCCGGGGCACGAGCTGTTCCCGGACGTCGGCGGGAGGGTCGTCGGCGCGCCCAACAATCTGCCGGATTACCTGACGATGTAG